One genomic region from Fibrobacter sp. encodes:
- a CDS encoding EAL domain-containing protein: MNIECQCCGLVVSILLLVLYSGRKQLGLYGEKIFKNMLIVTIILLVLDILSLVGIAHQDTWDPMVVMGICKLYIATLVIECWSALLYLLHDVVDEKRHWKATKILFGVIGVECLAMFLLPLNIYSSGRIMYTYGPGAIFAYGCCALDFIAIMVVAFSEKKRIPKLRWSAIVIWMLLWMGAAVWQFFDPEKLLVGFATSLGMMILYAALENPEVNLNRELGCFNGYALEAYLKQRFNLKKKFHVIQFSMDDISPETSEYIYRLMHRSNVRDGVLFFKLLGPEFMMITEDRRRYNRLIRWIHNEQQRSSDYFKNIQGLGMENGLDVVEASRLTKVFKYFFNKFNGQVPDTGIEITKDMIEDFLLHENMQEEINLALTEDRVEVFLQPIFSVHSGKFESAEALVRIRRRDGGLIYPNDFIPVAEESGSILALGERVFVKTCEFIATGRMQKAGVKYIEVNLSVLQCEQVDLANRLHAIMEEYQVPSSAFNLEITETATLNVKKNLLSNMGTLMDLGCSFSLDDFGKGESNLMYIVEMPVCIVKMDYDLTKAFFEVEKAKHVVRTVVQMAHEMGLHVVSEGVETAAEADALKEIGVDYIQGFYFSKAIPMDEFLQFVEKKNSLI, from the coding sequence ATGAATATTGAATGTCAATGTTGTGGTCTTGTCGTCAGCATATTGCTGCTGGTGCTGTATTCCGGAAGAAAACAGCTCGGCCTTTATGGTGAAAAAATCTTCAAGAATATGCTGATTGTGACCATTATCCTTTTGGTCCTGGATATTCTTTCTCTCGTTGGCATTGCGCATCAGGATACTTGGGACCCTATGGTGGTGATGGGTATCTGCAAATTGTACATCGCAACCCTTGTTATTGAATGTTGGTCAGCTCTGCTTTATTTGTTGCACGACGTGGTGGATGAAAAACGCCATTGGAAGGCCACAAAGATCCTTTTTGGTGTCATTGGTGTAGAATGCTTGGCCATGTTCCTGCTGCCGCTGAATATTTATTCCAGCGGCCGAATCATGTACACCTACGGTCCGGGCGCCATTTTTGCCTATGGTTGCTGCGCTTTGGACTTTATCGCTATCATGGTGGTGGCTTTCTCCGAAAAGAAGAGAATTCCCAAGCTTCGCTGGTCCGCCATTGTGATTTGGATGTTGCTCTGGATGGGTGCCGCTGTTTGGCAGTTCTTTGATCCGGAAAAGTTGCTAGTGGGCTTTGCCACTTCCTTGGGCATGATGATTCTTTATGCCGCCTTGGAAAACCCGGAAGTGAACTTGAACCGCGAATTGGGATGCTTTAACGGCTACGCCTTGGAAGCTTACCTCAAGCAGCGTTTCAACCTGAAGAAAAAGTTCCATGTGATTCAGTTCTCCATGGACGATATTTCCCCGGAAACCTCCGAATATATTTACCGCTTGATGCACCGTTCCAATGTGCGTGACGGTGTTTTGTTCTTTAAGCTTCTCGGTCCCGAATTTATGATGATTACTGAGGACCGTCGTCGCTACAACCGCTTGATTCGTTGGATCCATAACGAACAGCAGCGTTCTTCTGATTACTTTAAGAACATCCAGGGCCTGGGTATGGAAAACGGCCTTGACGTAGTGGAAGCTTCCAGACTTACCAAGGTGTTCAAGTATTTCTTCAATAAGTTCAATGGTCAGGTTCCTGATACCGGTATTGAAATTACGAAGGATATGATCGAGGACTTCCTGCTTCATGAAAATATGCAGGAAGAAATCAACCTAGCTTTGACTGAAGATCGTGTGGAAGTGTTCCTGCAGCCCATTTTCAGCGTTCACAGTGGCAAGTTTGAATCTGCCGAGGCTCTGGTCCGTATCCGCCGCAGAGACGGTGGCTTGATTTACCCCAACGACTTTATTCCGGTGGCTGAAGAATCCGGTAGCATTTTGGCTTTGGGCGAACGCGTCTTTGTGAAGACTTGCGAATTTATCGCAACTGGCAGAATGCAGAAGGCTGGCGTCAAGTACATTGAAGTGAACCTCTCTGTGTTGCAATGCGAACAGGTGGACTTGGCAAATCGCCTGCATGCCATCATGGAAGAATACCAGGTTCCGTCTTCCGCATTCAATCTGGAAATTACCGAAACTGCAACCCTGAACGTCAAGAAGAACTTGCTCAGCAACATGGGCACCTTGATGGACCTGGGCTGCTCCTTCTCTCTGGATGATTTCGGCAAGGGCGAATCCAACCTGATGTACATTGTGGAAATGCCGGTTTGCATCGTGAAGATGGACTACGATTTGACCAAGGCTTTCTTCGAAGTGGAAAAGGCAAAGCACGTTGTTCGTACCGTGGTTCAGATGGCTCACGAAATGGGCCTCCACGTTGTTTCCGAAGGCGTGGAAACTGCTGCCGAGGCAGACGCCCTGAAGGAAATCGGTGTCGACTACATCCAGGGATTCTACTTCTCCAAGGCTATTCCCATGGACGAATTCCTGCAGTTCGTGGAAAAGAAAAACAGCCTGATCTAA
- a CDS encoding citrate synthase produces MSDNAILNYGGKSFELPVCEGTENEHGLDISKLRKESGLVTLDYGYLNTGSTKSSITYVNGEQGILRYRGYAIEDLAEKATFPETAWLLIYGELPTQQQLTHFRTLLTENALLHENLLSFFRQMPPNAHPMGILSSIVNAVGLFTPRFYDDENIASAFELTTAGLISKIRTIAAFSYKASIGEPFVYPEAERSYCSNFLNMMFSSKARPYHPDPIMEKALNTLLIVHADHEQNCSTSTVRMVGSSQANLYASICAGICALWGPLHGGANQAVLETLLRIQQSGMTIDQVMAKAKDKNDPFRLSGFGHRVYKSYDPRAKVLKKLMYQVFEREHVQDPLLDIALKLEEAALKDEYFIERKLYPNVDFYSGILYRAMGIPTEMLTVMFAIGRLPGWIAHWKEMHDDPNSKINRPRQIYTGENLRPWVDRDKR; encoded by the coding sequence ATGTCCGATAACGCAATACTGAACTACGGCGGAAAGAGTTTCGAGCTCCCCGTCTGCGAAGGTACTGAGAACGAACACGGTCTCGACATTTCCAAGCTCCGCAAGGAATCTGGACTTGTTACGCTGGATTACGGCTACCTGAACACCGGTAGCACCAAGAGCTCCATCACCTACGTGAATGGTGAACAGGGCATCTTGCGCTATCGCGGTTACGCCATCGAAGACTTGGCTGAAAAGGCCACCTTCCCCGAAACCGCATGGCTCCTGATCTATGGCGAACTGCCCACCCAGCAGCAGCTTACCCATTTCCGTACGCTGCTTACCGAGAACGCCCTCCTCCACGAAAACCTGCTGAGCTTCTTCCGTCAGATGCCGCCTAACGCCCACCCCATGGGTATTTTGAGCTCCATCGTGAACGCCGTGGGTTTGTTCACCCCCCGTTTCTACGACGACGAAAACATCGCCAGTGCTTTCGAACTCACAACCGCCGGCTTGATTTCCAAGATCCGCACCATTGCAGCTTTCTCCTACAAGGCAAGCATCGGTGAACCGTTTGTGTACCCGGAAGCAGAACGCAGTTACTGCAGTAACTTCCTGAACATGATGTTCAGCAGTAAGGCTCGTCCTTACCACCCGGATCCGATTATGGAAAAGGCCCTGAACACCTTGCTCATCGTTCACGCCGACCACGAACAGAACTGCTCCACTTCTACCGTCCGTATGGTGGGCAGCTCCCAGGCAAACCTTTACGCTTCTATCTGCGCAGGCATTTGCGCCCTGTGGGGCCCACTCCACGGTGGTGCAAACCAGGCTGTGCTCGAAACATTGCTCCGCATCCAGCAGAGCGGCATGACCATCGATCAGGTCATGGCAAAGGCAAAGGACAAGAACGACCCGTTCCGTCTCTCTGGTTTCGGTCATCGCGTCTACAAGAGCTACGACCCCCGCGCCAAGGTACTGAAGAAGCTCATGTACCAGGTCTTCGAACGCGAACACGTTCAGGACCCGCTGTTGGACATCGCTCTTAAGCTCGAAGAAGCCGCCCTGAAGGACGAATACTTCATCGAACGTAAGCTCTACCCCAACGTGGACTTCTACTCTGGCATCCTCTACCGCGCCATGGGCATTCCCACCGAAATGCTTACCGTGATGTTTGCCATCGGTCGTTTGCCGGGTTGGATTGCTCACTGGAAGGAAATGCACGACGATCCTAATTCCAAGATCAACCGTCCTCGCCAGATTTACACCGGCGAAAACCTGAGACCCTGGGTGGATAGGGATAAGAGATAA